A single Ziziphus jujuba cultivar Dongzao chromosome 11, ASM3175591v1 DNA region contains:
- the LOC132799847 gene encoding UDP-glycosyltransferase 79B2-like — MGVVCGGWVQQPLFLIHKAVGCFVSYCGFGSMWESLMSDKHIVLVPHLGDQILNTRLQVEDLKVAVEVKREENKWFSKESLSEAIKSVMDKDGKVGLMVKNNHTMWRQVLTKPGFMSGFVDRSVDDLKELVNQ, encoded by the coding sequence ATGGGCGTGGTTTGTGGTGGTTGGGTTCAGCAGCCATTGTTTTTGATTCATAAAGCAGTTGGGTGTTTTGTGAGCTATTGTGGGTTTGGATCCATGTGGGAGTCTTTGATGAGTGACAAACATATTGTTCTGGTTCCACATTTGGGTGACCAGATCTTAAACACAAGGCTACAGGTTGAAGATCTAAAGGTTGCTGTAGAAGTGAAGAGGGAAGAGAATAAATGGTTTTCCAAAGAGAGCTTGAGCGAAGCCATAAAATCTGTGATGGATAAAGATGGTAAGGTGGGTTTGATGGTGAAGAACAATCATACAATGTGGAGGcaagttttgacaaaacctgGTTTTATGAGTGGATTTGTTGATAGGTCTGTAGATGATCTGAAAGAGCTTGTAAACCAATAG
- the LOC107432493 gene encoding UDP-glycosyltransferase 79B9, with protein MAEEEFHIAMFPWFAMGHTIPYIHLANELAARDLRISILLPNNTSLNLQHQNLHPNLISFRSLPVPDVEGLPPGTETVSDIPFSDHHLVAISMDLMRQQVEQILTAIKPNLVLFDFAYWIPDIAKQLGSKSVMYNVVSATAIAFVLASARKVPKDRVMKEEELKEIPSGYPSSTVVLRGYEFASLNGILMPFGYGNISFYDRKTTAMRNCDALAIRTCRELEGKYCDYIRTQYGKSVLLTGTALPKPDNSTRLEDRWDKWLSRFERDSVVFCVFGSQCTLENDQFRELILGFELTGLPFLAALKPPVGCTTVEEALPEGFEERLEGRGVVFGGWVQQTQILSHASVGCFVNHCGFGSMWEGLMSDNQIVLVPNLGDQIMNSRLLVEELKVAVEVEKDEKGWFSKENLSRAIRCVMDKDGEVGIMVKKNHAKLKEVLEKPGLMDRYIDEFVQNLQELVKLS; from the coding sequence ATGGCAGAAGAAGAATTTCATATAGCAATGTTCCCTTGGTTTGCCATGGGACATACAATCCCTTATATCCATTTAGCTAACGAGCTCGCAGCAAGAGATCTAAGGATCTCTATCCTCCTCCCAAATAACACTTCACTTAACCTCCAACACCAAAATCTCCACCCTAACCTTATATCCTTTCGTTCTCTCCCCGTTCCCGACGTAGAAGGCCTCCCTCCGGGCACCGAGACCGTCTCCGACATACCCTTTTCCGATCACCATCTGGTTGCCATTTCCATGGATCTTATGCGTCAACAGGTTGAACAAATCCTAACCGCTATAAAACCCAACCTTGTCCTGTTCGATTTTGCTTATTGGATACCTGACATTGCTAAGCAACTTGGTTCCAAATCTGTTATGTATAATGTGGTTTCTGCAACAGCTATAGCTTTTGTACTTGCCTCTGCAAGAAAAGTTCCGAAAGACAGGGTCATGAAAGAGGAAGAACTCAAGGAGATACCCTCTGGTTATCCCTCATCTACTGTGGTGCTTCGTGGTTATGAATTTGCTTCGTTGAATGGGATCTTAATGCCATTTGGATATGGGAACATCTCGTTCTACGATCGGAAGACAACCGCCATGCGAAACTGCGATGCACTCGCTATAAGAACATGCAGAGAACTCGAAGGCAAATACTGCGATTACATCCGAACCCAGTACGGGAAATCCGTGCTGTTAACCGGGACGGCTTTGCCGAAGCCGGATAACAGTACGCGGCTGGAAGACAGGTGGGATAAGTGGCTCAGTCGTTTCGAGCGTGATTCGGTTGTGTTTTGCGTGTTTGGGAGTCAATGTACCCTCGAAAATGATCAATTTCGAGAATTGATATTGGGGTTTGAGCTTACCGGGTTGCCATTTTTAGCAGCTCTGAAACCGCCGGTGGGCTGCACGACGGTGGAAGAGGCGTTGCCAGAGGGGTTTGAAGAGAGATTGGAAGGGAGAGGGGTGGTTTTTGGAGGTTGGGTTCAGCAGACTCAGATACTGAGTCACGCTTCGGTTGGGTGTTTTGTGAACCATTGTGGGTTTGGATCCATGTGGGAAGGCTTGATGAGTGATAATCAGATTGTGCTGGTGCCCAACTTGGGTGACCAGATTATGAACAGCAGGCTACTTGTTGAAGAGCTTAAGGTTGCAGTGGAGGTGGAGAAGGATGAAAAGGGGTGGTTTTCAAAGGAAAACTTGAGCAGAGCTATAAGATGTGTAATGGATAAAGATGGTGAGGTGGGTATTATGGTAAAGAAGAACCATGCAAAGCTGAAGGAGGTATTAGAAAAGCCCGGTTTAATGGACAGGTATATTGATGAGTTTGTCCAGAATCTTCAAGAGCTTGTGAAACTAAGTTAG
- the LOC107413084 gene encoding UDP-glycosyltransferase 79B9, giving the protein MAKLHIAMYPWYAFGHMIPYVHLANELAARGHRISIFVSKKAQSKLQSHNLHPHLITFITITIPHVDGLPEGTETAHDVPMEMNHLVSDAMLLTRQQVEEILIADKPNFVFHDFAFWIPQVTKKLGIKSVCFLVVSATSMAAGIKPSPEATDDKPLTEEQLMRPPGYPSSTVVLNLDEMMSFVAASDFTCMTKLHERLTTSMSDCDVLAIRTCTELEGKFCDYIQAHYKKPLLLTGYVLPEEAESRLEQRWADWLQRFEPGSVLYCAFGSQYVLEKDQFQELVLGFELTGLPFFIALKPPVGCANVEEALPEGFEERVKGRGVVHGGWVQQTLFLSHPSVGCFVGHCGFGSMWESLLSDKQIVLVPHLGDQILNTRLLSTDLKVAVEVKREKNRWFSKESLNEAIKSVMDKDSEVAILLKKNHLELREKLIKPGFSSGYVDRFVQSLEELAN; this is encoded by the coding sequence atggcgAAATTGCATATTGCAATGTACCCCTGGTATGCTTTCGGCCATATGATCCCTTACGTTCACCTTGCCAACGAGCTCGCAGCGAGAGGACACAGAATCTCCATCTTTGTTTCGAAAAAAGCTCAATCCAAGCTCCAATCTCATAATCTCCATCCCCACCTCATAACCTTCATCACCATCACTATTCCCCACGTCGATGGCCTTCCTGAAGGTACAGAGACAGCCCACGACGTTCCAATGGAGATGAACCATCTGGTATCCGATGCAATGCTTCTCACGCGTCAACAGGTCGAAGAAATCCTAATCGCCGACAAACCCAATTTCGTTTTCCACGATTTTGCATTTTGGATACCACAAGTTACGAAGAAACTCGGGATTAAATCCGTTTGTTTCCTTGTCGTCTCTGCAACATCCATGGCTGCGGGTATCAAACCTTCTCCAGAAGCTACAGACGACAAGCCGTTGACAGAGGAACAGCTTATGAGGCCACCTGGTTATCCATCGTCAACCGTCGTGCTTAATCTCGACGAAATGATGTCGTTTGTCGCCGCTTCGGATTTCACTTGCATGACCAAATTGCACGAGCGGTTAACCACCTCCATGAGCGACTGTGATGTGCTTGCTATAAGAACCTGTACAGAACTCGAAGGTAAATTCTGCGACTACATACAAGCACATTACAAAAAACCATTGCTTTTGACAGGGTATGTTCTGCCGGAAGAAGCCGAATCAAGATTAGAACAAAGGTGGGCTGATTGGCTCCAACGATTCGAACCGGGTTCGGTTCTGTATTGCGCATTTGGAAGCCAATATGTACTCGAAAAGGACCAATTTCAGGAACTCGTATTGGGATTCGAGCTGACTGGGTTGCCGTTTTTCATTGCCCTGAAACCTCCGGTCGGTTGCGCAAATGTCGAGGAGGCATTGCCGGAGGGGTTCGAAGAGAGAGTGAAAGGGAGAGGGGTGGTTCATGGTGGTTGGGTTCAGCAGACATTGTTTCTGAGCCACCCATCGGTCGGGTGCTTTGTGGGCCATTGTGGGTTTGGATCCATGTGGGAGTCCTTGTTGAGTGACAAGCAGATTGTGCTGGTTCCGCACTTGGGTGATCAGATCTTGAACACCAGGTTGCTTTCTACAGATCTGAAAGTTGCGGTGGAAgtgaagagggaaaaaaataggTGGTTCTCTAAGGAGAGCTTGAACGAAGCCATAAAATCTGTGATGGATAAAGATAGTGAGGTTGCCATTTTGTTGAAGAAAAATCATTTAGAGCTGAGGGAAAAATTGATTAAACCGGGTTTCTCAAGTGGGTATGTTGATAGATTTGTCCAGAGTTTGGAAGAGCTTGCGAACTAA
- the LOC132800011 gene encoding protein FAR-RED IMPAIRED RESPONSE 1-like, with product MWGQDAELLKEYFLTEQERNSSFMFEIDADDELVFACAVLSDERAESFVWLFKLLKKSMPANTPKIIITDQDPAMIKAVAQSLSNTFHRDFYKDFKHCIWESERPEEFERKWASIIEKANLHDNKWLKSIFELRSRWVPAYVNHVFSAGMSSSQRTESSYAFLKRVLAHQHHEDLSGEACFEIAIGNGEANG from the exons ATGTGGGGACAAGATGCAGAactattgaaggaatatttcctTACAGAGCAAGAAAGGAATTCATCATTTATGTTTGAAATAGATGCAGATGATGAAT TGGTATTTGCATGTGCAGTCTTAAGCGATGAAAGAGCTGAAtcttttgtttggttatttAAGCTATTAAAGAAGAGCATGCCTGCAAACACCCCAAAGATAATTATCACTGATCAAGATCCTGCAATGATAAAGGCTGTAGCTCAGAGCTTATCGAATACATTCCATAG GGATTTTTACAAGGATTTCAAACATTGCATTTGGGAATCAGAACGTCCagaagagtttgaaagaaaatgggcTTCTATCATCGAAAAGGCGAACCTACATGACAATAAATGgttaaagtcaatatttgaaCTACGTTCGAGATGGGTGCCGGCATATGTTAATCATGTATTCTCAGCTGGAATGTCAAGTAGCCAACGTACAGAAAGCTCTTATGCATTTTTAAAGAG GGTACTTGCACATCAACATCATGAAGACTTAAGTGGAGAAGCCTGTTTTGAAATTGCCATTGGAAATGGAGAAGCAAATGGCTGA